In one Oryza glaberrima chromosome 2, OglaRS2, whole genome shotgun sequence genomic region, the following are encoded:
- the LOC127762812 gene encoding uncharacterized protein LOC127762812, which translates to MATDGDALESQAAAAAEAARELREAAASLVACRSADEDALRRRATALDADLRRLQASLSTLAPTTLDKVEEELERARVTISDSDVAAFLPSKRNGKFLKTFVGPVNVRVARKEDKLRVKDEYNNYRDRAAYMFLLFPSILLLLRWWIWDGCLPALAVQMYQAWLLFLYTSFALRENVLIVNGSDIRPWWIYHHYLAMLMALVSLTWEIKGQPDCSSKQRGVQLFLRWAIMQGIAMHLQNRYQRQRLRTRIALGKAKRMDVVAGETAGVEGQLLLLYPVLFTLQVFEGYVGVLLLKTALHGLASEWQVVVCGILLVVMAVGNFVNTMETLMLKLRFKAKMKRAKSRQDLSRQHQN; encoded by the exons ATGGCGACCGACGGCGACGCCCTCGAgtcccaggcggcggcggcggccgaggcggcgcggGAGCTGCGCGAGGCCGCCGCGTCCCTCGTCGCCTGCCGCTCCGCCGACGAGgacgcgctccgccgccgcgccacggcgctcgacgccgacctccgccgcctccaggcCTCCCTCTCCACCCTCGCCCCCACCACGCTCGACAAG GTTGAGGAGGAACTGGAGCGTGCCAGGGTAACAATCTCAGATAGTGACGTGGCTGCATTTCTCCCAAGCAAGCGGAATG GGAAGTTCCTCAAGACCTTTGTTGGCCCTGTAAATGTGCGGGTGGCGAGAAAAGAAGATAAGCTCAGAGTGAAGGACGAGTACAACAACTACAGG GATAGGGCTGCCTATATGTTTCTATTGTTCCCATCCATTCTCCTCCTACTTAGATGGTGGATATGGGATGGATGCCTTCCAGCCTTGGCAGTTCAGATGTACCAG GCTTGGCTACTATTCCTTTACACAAGTTTTGCTCTGCGGGAGAATGTGTTGATTGTAAATGGAAGTGATATTCGTCCTTG GTGGATATACCACCACTATTTAGCAATGCTAATGGCTCTCGTTAGCCTTACATGGGAGATAAAGGGACAGCCTGATTGTTCCAGCAAGCAG agggGGGTACAACTTTTCCTGCGGTGGGCTATCATGCAAGGAATTGCAATGCATCTACAGAATAGGTACCAACGTCAAAGATTGCGCACCCGGATAGCTCTAGGAAAG GCTAAAAGAATGGATGTTGTTGCTGGAGAAACAGCTGGTGTGGAAGGGCAGCTCTTGCTACTTTATCCGGTCCTTTTCACATTACAG GTTTTCGAAGGATATGTTGGAGTATTACTTCTTAAGACGGCTTTGCACGGGCTTGCATCAGAATGGCAG GTTGTAGTTTGTGGGATCTTGCTGGTGGTAATGGCAGTCGGCAACTTTGTCAACACGATGGAGACTTTGATGTTAAAATTGAGGTTCAAAGCAAAAATGAAAAGAGCAAAGAGCAGGCAGGATCTCAGTCGCCAACACCAAAATTGA
- the LOC127762810 gene encoding salt tolerance receptor-like cytoplasmic kinase 1, which produces MDVAMALAVLFFCLLLLSSAAITFLLLRHCLSGLRRRHRAAAAADVDAEAAEGGAGARQLMPPCSPPPQQELPLLRPAAKLVPSTKEEGEPWKLTWREVEALTGGFDEAAVVGRGGSSTVYLASSCRVAVVSPPVAVKVHRWCGGERWLRAFRQELDLLRRLRHPHIVSLLAYSDDHEEGGALVLEYLSGGTLAERLHGGASPPLPWRHRMRVVHDVAGALEHLHDGAPPVVHGDVSASNVLLDGRGLGARLCDLGSACEGFSAAVAPTRAAVGSPGYVDPFFLRTGIVSKKSDVYSFGVLLLEAITGSPAAGIPGPDGGAGGGNLTARLLPRVRTEGVDGLADRRLGDDYDAAEAGDVARIAVECLAAQPGLRPTMAQVRAAIAEKAAMSISIAHHDLHDASDST; this is translated from the exons ATGGACGTGGCCATGGCGCTCGCCGTCCTCTTcttctgcctcctcctcctctcctccgccgccatcaccttcctcctcctccgtcactGCCTCTCCgggctccggcgccgccaccgtgctgccgccgccgccgacgtcgacgccgagGCCGCAGAAGGCGGGGCGGGAGCACGACAGCTGATGCCGCCgtgttctcctcctcctcagcaaGAGCTGCCGTTgttgcggccggcggcgaagttGGTGCCGTCGacgaaggaggagggggagcctTGGAAGCTGACGTggcgggaggtggaggcgctCACCGGCGGCttcgacgaggcggcggtggtggggcgaGGCGGCTCCAGCACGGTCTACCTGGCAAGCAGCTGCAgggtcgccgtcgtctcgccgcCCGTGGCGGTGAAGGTGCaccggtggtgcggcggcgagcggtggctgCGCGCGTTCCGGCAGGAGCTCgacctgctccgccgcctccgccacccccacatcgtctccctcctcgcctACTCCGACGACCACG AGGAGGGAGGTGCACTGGTCCTGGAGTACCTCTCCGGCGGCACCCTCGCCGAGCGCCTCCACGGCGGCGCATCGCCGCCTCTGCCATGGCGCCACCGCATGCGCGTCGTCCACGACGTGGCCGGCGCGCTGGAGCACCTCCACGACGGCGCGCCTCCGGTGGTGCACGGCGACGTGTCGGCGTCCAACGTGCTCCTCGACGGCCGCGGCCTGGGCGCGCGGCTCTGCGACCTGGGCTCCGCATGCGAGggcttctccgccgccgtcgcgcccacCAGGGCGGCCGTCGGCTCGCCGGGCTACGTCGACCCCTTCTTCCTCCGCACCGGCATCGTCTCCAAGAAGTCCGACgtctacagcttcggcgtgCTTCTGCTCGAGGCCATCAccggctcgccggccgccgggatACCCGGcccggacggcggcgccggcgggggcaACCTCACGGCGCGGTTGCTGCCGCGTGTCAGGACGGAGGGGGTGGACgggctcgccgaccgccggctGGGCGACGACTAcgacgcggcggaggccggcgacgtggcgaGGATCGCCGTCGAGTGCCTGGCGGCGCAGCCGGGCCTCCGGCCGACGATGGCGCAGGTGCGCGCGGCCAtcgcggagaaggcggcgatgTCCATCTCCATTGCTCATCACGACTTGCACGATGCCTCCGATTCCACATGA